GACGTTGATGTTCTTTTGACCGGCCTTCCATATAGTGGGGCACATGGCGCTTTTGCAGAGGCCCCTTTCAAGTGATTCCGGAGGGCTGGCGGGAGTCCCCCGCAACCCGTCTGACCGGGTGGCCCGTGTTACGGTGGAGTTTTATGCCTTTCCCGTAGAAAAATATTTGATGCGCAGGAAATATGCCGGAAAAGAGCCGGCAGGCATTTTCAGATCCCTTTTTCCCGTGATGGCCACGGCGGCCTCGTCAAATGCCTGTCTGGCGCAGTCCTTCATAAAGAACAACAGCTACGGCTGTGGATAGATTCAGGCTGCGGGCTCCTTCCCCGGGCATCGGAATCGTCAGGGCGGTATCTGCGTACTCTCTCAGCATGCTTTCCGGCAGTCCTCGGGATTCCGGTCCAAAAACCAGATAGTCCCCCGCATGAAAAACCGCATTCCAATGGGAACGTGGCGCCTTGGTGCTCAGGTACCAGAATTGCGCGCCGGGGGCTGCCGCCTGCTTCAATTCCTCCAGGCTGTCCCAGACATGC
This region of Akkermansia muciniphila genomic DNA includes:
- a CDS encoding tRNA (cytidine(34)-2'-O)-methyltransferase codes for the protein MQPRFHIVMFHPEIPHNTGAAGRLALATGSRLHLIKPLGFSLDEKHVRRTGLDYWAKVDLHVWDSLEELKQAAAPGAQFWYLSTKAPRSHWNAVFHAGDYLVFGPESRGLPESMLREYADTALTIPMPGEGARSLNLSTAVAVVLYEGLRQTGI